A single region of the Gorilla gorilla gorilla isolate KB3781 chromosome 1, NHGRI_mGorGor1-v2.1_pri, whole genome shotgun sequence genome encodes:
- the MMP23B gene encoding matrix metalloproteinase-23 isoform X4: MGRGARVPSEAPGAGVERRWLGAALVALCLLPALVLLARLGARAVPAWSAAQGDVAALGLSAVPPTRVPGPLAPRRRRYTLTPARLRWDHFNLTYRILSFPRNLLSPRETRRALAAAFRMWSDVSPFSFREVAPEQPSDLRIGFYPINHTDCLVSALHHCFDGPTGELAHAFFPPHGGIHFDDSEYWVLGPTRYSWKKGVWLTDLVHVAAHEIGHALGLMHSQHGRALMHLNATLRGWKALSQDELWGLHRLYGCLDRLFVCASWARRGFCDARRRLMKRLCPSSCDFCYGDAHGVRTGLRGSWVLAMVWAEGALMGLFPPPGAEFPFPTVATTPPPPRTKTRLVPEGRNVTFRCGQKILHKKGKV; encoded by the exons ATGGGCCGCGGGGCCCGTGTCCCCTCGGAGGCCCCGGGGGCAGGCGTCGAGCGCCGCTGGCTTGGAGCCGCGCTGGTCGCCCTGTGCCTCCTCCCCGCGCTGGTGCTGCTGGCCCGGCTGGGGGCCCGGGCGGTGCCGGCCTGGAGCGCAGCGCAG GGAGACGTCGCTGCGCTGGGCCTCTCGGCGGTCCCCCCCACCCGGGTCCCGGGCCCACTGGCCCCCCGCAGACGCCGCTACACGCTGACTCCAGCCAGGCTGCGCTGGGACCACTTCAACCTCACCTACAG GATCCTCTCCTTCCCGCGGAACCTGCTGAGCCCGCGGGAGACGCGGCGGGCCCTAGCTGCCGCCTTCCGCATGTGGAGCGACGTGTCCCCCTTCAGCTTCCGCGAGGTGGCCCCCGAGCAGCCCAGCGACCTCCGGATAG GCTTCTACCCGATCAACCACACGGACTGCCTGGTCTCCGCGCTGCACCACTGCTTCGACGGCCCCACGGGGGAGCTGGCCCACGCCTTCTTCCCCCCGCACGGCGGCATCCACTTCGACGATAGCGAGTACTGGGTCCTGGGCCCCACGCGCTACAGCTGGAAGAAAG GCGTGTGGCTCACGGACCTGGTGCACGTGGCGGCCCACGAGATCGGCCACGCGCTGGGCCTGATGCACTCACAACACGGCCGGGCGCTCATGCACCTGAACGCCACGCTGCGCGGCTGGAAGGCGTTGTCCCAGGACGAGCTGTGGGGGCTGCACCGGCTCTACG GATGCCTCGACAGGCTGTTCGTGTGCGCGTCCTGGGCGCGGAGGGGCTTCTGCGACGCTCGCCGGCGGCTCATGAAGAGGCTCTGCCCCAGCAGCTGCGACTTCTGCTACGGTGATGCCCACGGGGTCAGGACAGGGCTGCGTGGGAGCTGGGTCTTGGCCATGGTCTGGGCCGAGGGGGCACTGATGGGGCTCTTTCCCCCACCCGGAGCAGAATTCCCCTTCCCCACGGTGGCCACCACCCCACCGCCCC
- the MMP23B gene encoding matrix metalloproteinase-23 isoform X5 encodes MGRGARVPSEAPGAGVERRWLGAALVALCLLPALVLLARLGARAVPAWSAAQGDVAALGLSAVPPTRVPGPLAPRRRRYTLTPARLRWDHFNLTYRILSFPRNLLSPRETRRALAAAFRMWSDVSPFSFREVAPEQPSDLRIGFYPINHTDCLVSALHHCFDGPTGELAHAFFPPHGGIHFDDSEYWVLGPTRYSWKKGVWLTDLVHVAAHEIGHALGLMHSQHGRALMHLNATLRGWKALSQDELWGLHRLYGCLDRLFVCASWARRGFCDARRRLMKRLCPSSCDFCYGDAHGNSPSPRWPPPHRPPGPKPGWCLRAGT; translated from the exons ATGGGCCGCGGGGCCCGTGTCCCCTCGGAGGCCCCGGGGGCAGGCGTCGAGCGCCGCTGGCTTGGAGCCGCGCTGGTCGCCCTGTGCCTCCTCCCCGCGCTGGTGCTGCTGGCCCGGCTGGGGGCCCGGGCGGTGCCGGCCTGGAGCGCAGCGCAG GGAGACGTCGCTGCGCTGGGCCTCTCGGCGGTCCCCCCCACCCGGGTCCCGGGCCCACTGGCCCCCCGCAGACGCCGCTACACGCTGACTCCAGCCAGGCTGCGCTGGGACCACTTCAACCTCACCTACAG GATCCTCTCCTTCCCGCGGAACCTGCTGAGCCCGCGGGAGACGCGGCGGGCCCTAGCTGCCGCCTTCCGCATGTGGAGCGACGTGTCCCCCTTCAGCTTCCGCGAGGTGGCCCCCGAGCAGCCCAGCGACCTCCGGATAG GCTTCTACCCGATCAACCACACGGACTGCCTGGTCTCCGCGCTGCACCACTGCTTCGACGGCCCCACGGGGGAGCTGGCCCACGCCTTCTTCCCCCCGCACGGCGGCATCCACTTCGACGATAGCGAGTACTGGGTCCTGGGCCCCACGCGCTACAGCTGGAAGAAAG GCGTGTGGCTCACGGACCTGGTGCACGTGGCGGCCCACGAGATCGGCCACGCGCTGGGCCTGATGCACTCACAACACGGCCGGGCGCTCATGCACCTGAACGCCACGCTGCGCGGCTGGAAGGCGTTGTCCCAGGACGAGCTGTGGGGGCTGCACCGGCTCTACG GATGCCTCGACAGGCTGTTCGTGTGCGCGTCCTGGGCGCGGAGGGGCTTCTGCGACGCTCGCCGGCGGCTCATGAAGAGGCTCTGCCCCAGCAGCTGCGACTTCTGCTACGGTGATGCCCACGGG AATTCCCCTTCCCCACGGTGGCCACCACCCCACCGCCCC